TCGCAAGCTTGCTGTTTTTTAAGGTCAGTGTGCCAGAGGGAACTGCTTCATGGTTTTTATTGAATAAATAGCCTTCAAGTTTCGATTGGGCATATATAGTGGATGTACCCGCCAGTAATAAGGCGAATAAAGTGTATTGCTTTAGCATAGTAATTTTATAAAAATTTTAAAAATACAAGCCTCATATCCCATTGTCTATAGCGTGCTATGAACAGCAATCAAGGTATTGAATACGGATAAGAAACAAGAAATAACTTGTCCTTAAGCAAGGCTATTGTACCAAGGAGTTCATTGAAACCACTGTAAGGTAGTCCGACGAAGGGTGTCGCCTTGGCATCAACGACAATGCTCGAAAAGGAGGCCAAAAAGAAATTGTATCAAAGACGCCGTACCGATATGGGCATTTCGTGGTATAGCAATCTGTTATTGGACGCTTATAGCCTGTTTCGCTTATTTGCGTCGAGTACTGCTATTCCAGACCACTGGTTTTCGAAATCTTTAATGTTGGTTTTATACTATGCTGGGGGGCCACGTAAATGGTAATGATCGATCGTTGTGGTGATCGCCTCCGGACAAAATGAATTATAATGTTCTTCTTTTACTTCACGCGGAATAGGAAATTCAAGGACGGTAAATTCGGTTTGTACGTAGGTGTTGTGGTAGATGACATTCAGGTATTCGATTTGGTCATCTGTTTCTTGGGGCTTTTGTTTCTTGGTAAAATCATAAGGGTGGGTGTGCATGACAATTTCACCTGTAGATTTTACCTCTTTGTGCATAAAAACAACACCTGAAATAATAATCAGCGACATTAACACCAATTGGCATAATGCGATAAGCTGACGTGGACTTCTGGTTGTTTTTCGGTACATAAAAAAGCGTTACTTTTTTAGGGTAACGCTTCAAAATTACGATTTTATTTTATCAGTATAGGGCTGTATGGATTAAAAAATATTAAGTATGTCTATTTTTGATACTTTAATGTTCTCTTTTCCTTACATCCATACTATTTAATCAGATGATTGTTGTCGTCTGGAAATACAAGCGAGGGTTGAAATTGTTTGGCTTCTTCAAAATCCATGGTCGCATAGGAAATGATGATGACGATATCGCCAACTTGAACCAGGCGTGCCGCAGCACCATTCAAACAAATTGTTCCCGAACCGCGTTGGCCAGGGATAACGTATGTCTCAAAGCGTGCTCCATTGTTATTGTTTACGATTTGAACTTTCTCGTTAGCGATGATATTTGCGGCATCCATCAAATCTTCATCTATTGTGATACTACCCACATAATTCAATTCCGCTTGTGTGACCTTAACGCGGTGAATCTTGGATTTCATTACTTCTATTACCATGGCGCAAAGTTAGGGCTTTCTACTGAATTTGAAAGATTTGTCAATTAATTTGACAAATTATTCAGAATCATATTATCGATCAGACGGACGCCCTCAACCCAGGCCGTGACGAGGGCAACATGTTGTTTGCTGAAATCGATGTGATCGACCTCCTTTAAGCTGGTACTTTCACATATGGCAAAGTATTCAACGCTCAGTCCATCTGTATCTGTTAAAATCTTCAGCGCTTGGTCTTTTACTTCCCGGAGTGCTATAGCATCATTGATGTGGTCTTTTACGTATGTCAAGGAACGTGAAAGGGCCAACGCTATTCTTTTTCCTTCTTCACTTAATCGCATGTTTCTGGAGCTCAAAGCTAGACCATCTAGATCTCTGATGATGGGACATATCGCCAATTGAATAGGTAGATCCTTCATTTCAATCATGCGTTTAATAACCATGACCTGCTGAAAGTCTTTTTGTCCGAAACAGGCAACATGCGGTTGTACTAATGTAAATAATTTATAGACGACTTGAGTGACGCCCTGAAAATGCCCTGGACGTTTTTCCCCTTCCCAGATTTGATCCAGTTCGCCCAAATCGATATGCCAGTGTTCGTGTTTGTCGGGGTACATTTCGTCAACGGTTGGCAAGAAAAG
The genomic region above belongs to Sphingobacterium zeae and contains:
- the panD gene encoding aspartate 1-decarboxylase, whose translation is MVIEVMKSKIHRVKVTQAELNYVGSITIDEDLMDAANIIANEKVQIVNNNNGARFETYVIPGQRGSGTICLNGAAARLVQVGDIVIIISYATMDFEEAKQFQPSLVFPDDNNHLIK
- the panC gene encoding pantoate--beta-alanine ligase; amino-acid sequence: MEIFKTKASLQAYLQEARKTDQKIALIPTMGALHEGHLSLLNYAKPLSDIRVCSIFVNPTQFNDPKDLEKYPRPIENDIKLLESVGCDILFLPTVDEMYPDKHEHWHIDLGELDQIWEGEKRPGHFQGVTQVVYKLFTLVQPHVACFGQKDFQQVMVIKRMIEMKDLPIQLAICPIIRDLDGLALSSRNMRLSEEGKRIALALSRSLTYVKDHINDAIALREVKDQALKILTDTDGLSVEYFAICESTSLKEVDHIDFSKQHVALVTAWVEGVRLIDNMILNNLSN